AAGATCTCGGAAGATGTGAATTCCGAGTTTGCTAAAATAAAATCAGCTCTTTGGATACTTCTTCTTAAATAAAAAAGCTGCTGAAATCTTGCGATAGGCCTCATTGTTTCCGGAAAACGATAGGCTACAAAATCGTGATAAGTCAAAACTCCCGGAATACTTCTAGATAAAAAAAGAGGAAATACCTGCTGTGTTCCCCAAAATAGATCAATCTCATATTTTCTGAGTTGAAAAGGAAGGTAGAATACAAAGTAAATCCCTCCTATTTTAGAGAACAGACCTTGTCCGATCACAGGTTTTATATTCGGATTTCTGAATAGATCCTTATAACCTTCATGGATTGGTTTGTGAGAAAAAAGATAAAATTCAAAATCAGGATCTTTTTCGAAACCTTTCAAAACGGATTCGATCAATCTTCCTACTCCCGAAACAGGAGTGGATAAAGGCCTTGCATCCAAGGCGATCTTGTATTTTTTTTTGTTTAGATTGGACAAGCTAAGAATGGCCTTTTCTAAAATTGATTTACCAACGATCTCTAACGGAACCTTGGAGGGAAGTTTTAAACTTTTCCCAGAATTGAGTCACAAGTTCTGAATCTCCTGCGAGTAACCCTATTCCCAATTTAGAAGTTAAAAATGGATAATCTTTGCCGGAACGGATTTCCAGATCTTTTCCTAAGGAGGCTCGTAGTATCGCAATCCCACCTGCCACATCCCAATCGTTTTTAGGTCGGAGAGAAAGTGTTAAAGGATATTTTCCGACTGCAACCAAGGCAAGTTTATAAGCAATGGAACCTTTTGGCTCTAATACAAAATCATTTCCATAATCTAATTTTTTGAATAGTCCTGCTTTTGTTTCAGAAATGGAAACTAAAATTTTAGGAAGTTCGGAAGATTCAAGTTTCGGAAGATAGAAAGTATTCTCCCAATCGATCTGATTTTCCAGATAAGGGGACTTTAAGATTGTATAATATGCGCCCTTACCTTCCGCTCCCCAAAAAAATTCTCCAGTAGCAGGATTCATTACTATCCCAAAAACTGGTTTACCTTCTTCCAAAAGGCCGAGGCTAATCGCAAACTCCGGATTTTTAGCTACAAATTCTCTGGTTCCGTCGATCGGATCCAAGATCCAAACTCTTTCTCCTTGTAGGGAAGAATGAGAGAAATTCGAATCTTCTTCTGAATAAACTTTGTCTTTTAGGATTTTGCGAATGCCGCCCGCAATGATCTCGTTTGCTTGCAGGTCGGCTTCAGTGAGAGGATCACCTTTGGATTTTTCCATCACATGGAAATTTGTTCCATAGATGGAAAGTATCCGATCTGCGGCTTCCAGAACAAGTTTAGAAACTAATTCCGCTTCTTCCGGAAATCGCATGAAAAGGGATTATTTTCCGGTAGTTGGCTGAGCCGGTTGTTTATCTTCCTTATGAGGTTCTTCTTCCAAAGTATCTGGACGAACATAGAACACTTCATTGATAGGAGTTTGAAGATAAATTTCCGGATCCATTAGATAACTGTAAAATACGATATAAGTTTTGTATTTTACATACACTCCGAAAGTTCCCTTTTGAGGCTCATAAGAAATAGAATCCGCTTTTAGATCCTTGGTGTATTCCTTATAATCCAGGTATTTACGATGAAGGCTGTATTTTAAAGCGGAGAGAAGATTTTTTTCCAACATCGCTTTTTTAGCGGATTCGGAAACTTTTCGATTCTTATTAAATTCTTCTACTTTATTAAATTCTTCTACTAAACCGCTGACTTTTCCAGCAAACAATGGGGTCCCGAGGCAGATAGCCAAGGCTAGTATTACGATCCGTTTCATTGTTTCTCCTATGTTCCTGTGAATAATATCGGTATTTTAGGGGGTGAACTTTCCCCCTTGTTATAATTTCTCTAAGGGAGTATAGGCAAGGAAAAAGTTCTTCTCCAGGCCCCCGAACTTGATTTTTACCTTCCGGTTTTTGCCGCTTCCTTGGACAGAAATCACTTGCCCCAGGCCAAATTGGGCATGTTTGACCCTATCTCCTTCCCTGATATCCGCCTCTTCTCCTAAAGGTTTGGAAGAATCTTCCCTTTCCCTAGGAGTTTCCGGGATTTTATACGCTCCAGAAGAAGCAGCCGGAGGCCCGGATGGTCTGCGGACTCCTTTTTGGGCGAGAATACCTTCTTCTCCAAAACATTCCGACGGGATTTCAGGAAGGAATCTAGAAGGGATCCGGTCCTCAACTTTTCCGAATTTACGGGAGGTCCTCGAATAGCTTAGGTATAATTTCACTCGAGCGCGGGTCAAGGCTACGTAAAAAAGTCTTCTTTCTTCTTCCTCACCGTTCGGTTCTTCCAAACTCATGGAATGAGGGAAGGTCCCCTCTTCCAGACCGGTCAGAAATACCGTAGGGAATTCCAGTCCTTTTGCATTATGGACTGTCATGAGATGAACATAATCTGTGAGTTGAGCTGAATCCTCTTCGGAAGTAAGAAGGCTGATCTGATTCAGATATTCTTCTAAGTTAGGAGATTCTTCCCTGGACTCGTATTCTTCGATTGAGTTCACAAACTCTCGGACGTTCTCCACTTTAGAGATTGCTTCCTCATCGTGGATATCTCTTTCCATATAGTCGATCCAACCGGATCTTCCTACTATTTCCAAAGCGATCTTAGAAGGAAGTTCTCCTTTTTCCTTTCGATCGATAAGATCGTCGAATAAATGATATAGTTCTTTTGCTTTTCCTAAACTTGCTTTTTTTAGAGGAAGATCAGGATGCCCAATCGCTTCCAAAAATGAAATCCCTTGGTCCAAGGAAAATTTACGGATTTTCTCTATACTTGCCTCACCGATACCACGGGGAGGTGTATTCACAATTCTTAATAAAGAATTGGAATCCATAGGATTTGCTACCACGTTTAGATACGCGATCATATCCTTGATCTCAGCTCTATCGAAAAATCTGAAACCACCGAAAATTTTATATGGGATACCGGAAGCCCTAAGTCCTTCTTCAAAATATCTGGATTGCGCATTTGTTCTATAGAAGATCGCAAAATCCTTGTATTCAGATCCTCTTGCGGAACCTGCTCTGATCTTTTTGACTATATCGTAAGCTTCTTCTGTTTCATTCTCGAATTGAGAAACGCCAATTGGTTCTCCCAATTCATTATTCGTGAATAATTCTTTCTCTTTTCTTCCGCTATTATTTGAAATTACTTTAGATGCAGCGCGTATGATCCTGGAAGTAGAACGATAATTTTCTTCTAACTTTACGACGTATGCATTCGGAAAATCACTTTCGAAATTTAAAATATTCGAAATATCCGCCCCTCTCCAGGAGTAGATGGACTGGTCGTCGTCACCTACCACACAAAGATTTCCTCTGTCGCCGGAAAGCAAACGTACTAATGTATATTGCGCCTTGTTTGTATCCTGATACTCATCCACCATGATATAATTCCATCTATCTTGGTAGGACTTAAGGACTCCCGGATTCTCTCTGAATAATTCTACGGTTTTTTGGATTAGATCCCCAAAATCCAATGCCTGGTTTTTTTTCTTACGTTTCTCATATTCTTCATAGATATTCGAGATCATCTGAGATCTGTGCGAAAAATTCTCTTTTCGGATATAAAAATCAGAATCGGAAAGTCCATCTTTCCAAGATGAAAAGATCCCTGTCAAAGAAGAAGGTTTATACTGTTTAGGATCCTCATGTAGATCCTTAATCACCTGTTTGATTAAGGATTCCTGTAATACCGAATCATATACTGTAAATCCGGAAGGCATTCCAAGATAAGAGGTTTCTTTTCTCAAAATATATAAACAAAGAGAGTGAAATGTTTTGATCTGCACATTCCATGGGATGGAAGGTACAAGTTTACCTACCCTTTCCAACATTTCTGCCGCAGCTTTATTGGTAAAAGTAAGCGCACAAATTGAATCTGTTCTTTTGTTCAGGATCAAATTTGCGATCCTGTGAGTGATTACCCTGGTTTTCCCGGAGCCAGCACCTGCTAAAATTAAAACAGGGCCTTCCAATCTTTCAACTGCGGCTTTCTGCGGATCATTTAAGCCTTGTACTAGATCAACTGACAAAGCAAAAACTCCTTAAAATCTATAATCACCGATACCGAATACGAACTGGAATGCGTTGTCAGATTCATATCTTTCGAAAGGTGCCCAGAAATTTCCGGTAGGTTTTAACTTTTGAGCAAAGTAAATACGCAAAGGAAGTACAGGGATCTGAACTCTCAAACCCACACCCCAAGAATATCTCATTCTATCCATTGCAACGTTATCCGATGATAGGATCAATCTCCCAGGGTTATTCAATTCGTCATAAGTTACGTCGGCCTTACGTCCATTCTGCAAATTGAAATTGTTTTGGATATACCAACCGATCGGGTTTGCGGCAATCTGATCCGCCTTATTCTTATCATAAGATTCGAAATAATCTTTTTTCGTTCCTACGGCACGGTTCGTCTGTTCGTAAAGTGCTCCTCCGTCCAAGAAGACCACAAGCCAGAGTAAACTTGGTTCTATTGGAATACGTATCTCGGTATCGAAAAGAATACGATGTTGGGCACCGTCTCTCCATTCTACAGGATACTTTTGGTCGTTATAATACCAACCTCTTAAGGATTCATAACCACCTATGATGAGCAAATCCTGAGGTCGAATATAAGGATCCTGGACAGGGTCCTGGTTATGAGACCCTCCCGCAGGAGCTCTTTGGAAAATAAAGGTATCGGAGGTCCTGAATTCCTGGACCACTCTCCATCTACGAAGAGCGTTGTTTCGGATCAAACCTCCGAATGTAAAGTCGAACCAAGTATGATAATATTCCGCTAGGATCCTATATTGGTCGAAGTGAGAAGATCCGCCCAAATACTGCCCCACGTTATCCACCTGGAAGAGTAGATCATAACCTCTAGTAGGAGCGAATACGTTATCTCGGATATCATAAGCGAGACCGTTCGTGACCTGGGAACGGAATTGCCATCCCCTTCTCACGTTAGCCAAAACCGCATCGGATACAAGCGCAGTCGGGTTTGAATAAGAATAAAATGCAGGAGTATATCTATGGAAGTGAGTCCAATTGGTCCCAAGTCTGTGAGCCAGTCCCATGGTAACCCCTAAACCGTTGTTATCATAAGTGGCATTCTCAACAGTTGGAGAAGTTGTACTATCCGAAATAGAGATCGTAGAAGTAGAACCTAAGAATATGGTTCTTGAGAAATAAAACATGGAAAGTGAAAGAGACCAAGGAGTATCATACATCCAAGGTTCAGTCCAAGAAATTTGGAAGGATCTACGATAAGGTCCGAATTCCAAACGTCCCGAAACTTTTTGACCTGTTCCGTTTAAGTTGTTCTCACCGATCTCTGTGAAGATCGTAAATCCAGTGATTGTTCCATAACCACCACCCATGGAAACTGTTCCAGTAGGCTGTTCTAATACTTCAATAACCAGGTTCATCTTTGTATCATCTGAACCTGGTCTCATGTTAAAGTTTACTTCTTTGAAATAACCTAGGTTAAAAATCCTTTCCCTGGAACGGTTTACTAAAGTAGAATCGAATAAGTCTCCCGATTTGAAGAGTAACTCTCTTCGGATTACCTTATCCTGGGTTTTTTTATTTCCTTTGATGATTACGTTTTCGATCTGAGCCAGATTGTTCTCGCGGACGGTAAAGTCGACGTGAACGAATTTACGACCCCTCAGTTCAGGACTTTCTCTATAAATTTCCCTTAATTTACGGATATTTAATTGTTTATATTCCTCTTCGCAGGACTTTTTCTCCACCTCTGTCCGTCTGGAGGCGCAATTTTCATAATATTCTAAACTTTCGGAATCCAAAGAAACGATCTTTCTTCTCGGAATTACCTGGGCAAAAATATGGCCCTTAGAACCGTAGAGTTCGTTTACTGTAGCTCTATCCCTGGAGAATACAGTCTCGTCAAAAATTTCTCCGGCGTCTTTAGAACTATAATCTAAAGATTTTTCAATCTCAGGGACAGTGAATAGAGGTTTTAATTTATCCTTAGGAGTTTCAGGAGGGTTATTCTCTTTGTTCAAGAAAATCGGTCTACCGTCCCCGTCCGTAGTCATATCATGAGCAACTGTATATCCGTTAAAATAATACACTTGTCCTTCGTAGAGTTTGATATTGACTATGATTACCCTTCTGTTTTTCTTTTCAGGGTTTTCCCAATGGATTTCCCAGTTGGTACCTTCTCGGATCAATTCCGAATCCAAATACCCTTTACTTCTTAAATAAGCCTGAATAACTTCTTTATCTTTTTCAAAAGAACTTTCTTTGAAGTTACCACCTTCGAATAAACCTTCTTCTTTTAACTCCATGAGTCCTATGATCTCAGAAGTTTCGATGGTCTCATTTCCGTAGATATTGATCTTTGCGACAGGGATCTCTTCTCCCTCGTCAATGATGAAACGGACCTTTACTAAGTTTGTTTTTGGATCGGGTTTTCCAAGTTCAACTTTTACATATGCAAGGAAAAATCCTTCATCTTTATATTTTTGTAATATAACATCCCTGGATTTAGTAACCTTCTGAGGAGTAATTACCTCGTTATCTTTTAGAGGCATTTTATCTCGGAGATCCGCAGGAAAAACTTCGTCTGCTCCGATAAATTCAACTTCCTTAACTCGCGGTCTTTCTCTCAGTTCGAAAATGACCCGAACGCCTCCTTCCATTTCTTCCGCTTTAATATCTATAAAGTAGAAGAACCCGGAAGCGAATAATGCTTTTAAATCCCGATCTATGATCCCTCTGGTGAGAAGTTTACCAGTTCTCAATTCCAAAAGACCGCTGATATCCGAATCGGATGTGTTTTTATTTCCGTTAAATTTTATTTCTCTTACGATCTTTCCGAAATAATCGCTCTTTTTAGAGAAAAGTTGAGAGATCTCGCCGGAGTAAAAAAAGAATCCGCTTACAAAAATAACGGCAAAGGATTTATATATAGATAATTTTCGTTTCAAGAGTCTTTTGAAATCGCCATAAGGCTTTATTTAAAATCGAGACCGTTTACCTTCTCGAAATAAGTCTTTAGATCCACCTGAGCGGATCACTGACCTCCCGGTTGACGAACCATCGCAAGATTGAATCTTGTAACTCCGGCTTCGTTCACTTTATCGATCACTTTGACGATGGTTTGGTAATTCGCTCCACCATCACCTCTGATAATCACCCGATTTTTGCTCTGGTCTTTTTTGTCTTTGTCGTCGCCCTGGTTTTGGCCATTGAACAATTTTATTTTTTCAGTCAGTTTTTCTATAGGAACAGGCTCAGTGTCCTTATCTAGGAAAATTTTTCCGTCCTTATTGACAGTGATTACAAGTTCGTCCTTTTTCTTTTCCTGAGCGGTGCTGGAAGATCTAGGGAGTTCTATTTTTACGACTGTGGATTTTTCCAAGGTCGCATTCATCAAAAAATAAATTACGATGAAACAAATAACGTCGATCATAGGCGCAAGCTCGATCTGGCCTGCCCTAAAACTTCCGCTTTCTCCCCGATTCCACTTTTTGAATTTCATCTTATTTTAAAAACCTAAGCGCCTGCTCGGAAAGACTTTCCATTTCGGAAATTGCGTCTTCTTTTTTCTTTTGGAAGAAGTTATGGAAAATATAAGCTGGGATCGCAACCGCAAGTCCCATAGCTGTAGTGATCAATGCCTCACTGATCCCCACTTCCGCTCCTCTTGTTCCAGAACCTTCCGCAAAGGAACGAATAATACCAAGAACGGTTCCCAATACTCCTAAAAGTGGAGAGATAGTAGCAATTGTAGCTAACGGAGAGAGGAATTTTTCCATTCTCTGGATCTGGTTTAATCCTTGGGTAAGAATTTCATCATCCACAGAAGATGCATTTTTCTTAAACTGGGTAATACCTGCTTGTAACACCTGAGAGACCGGCCCCTGGCTCAGGCTTCTCATTAAATCGGAAGCTGAATCGTAGTTTTTTTCTCTGAGTAGATCTTTTACCCTTCTCCAATCATCAGGAGTAATGGCCTTCCAACGAGAAAAGAAGATCAGCCTTTCTATGATTATTGTAAATCCTACTATAGAAACTAGAAGGATCAGAATAGGTACGGTTTCCGGCGGAATAATGGAAACCAAAGAATCTGTTTTGGCAAGAATCATATCGGCTTGAGGTTCTCCATGGAGTAGGGTTTCCAACTCGGCTGTCCCTGCCAAACGATTTTTAAAAGGAAGTTTTCCTTTTTACCGAGAGCAAATTCTGCCCCGGTAAAAAGCGAACTTGAGAAGACGAATTATACCGCCTTCTTTTTGAGCAGTTCCTTAGCGTGATGGAGAGCGCCTTTGGAGATATTTTGACCCGCGATCATTCTCGCAAGTTCCATAGTTCTCTCCTCCATTCCTAAGAATTCAGTTTCGGAGACGGTTCTTCCCTCTTTGAGTCGTTTACTTACGAGAAGATGATGATCTGCAGCCGCAGCAATCTGCTGTAAATGTGTGACCAATATGATTTGATGAGTTTTAGAAAGGGTTCTGAGTTTTTTTGCGACGTCAGAAGCAATCTCTCCACCCAGACCGGAGTCAATCTCATCAAAAACTAAAACTTTTCCGTCAAAATTGGAACCAAGCACACTCTTGATGGCCAACATTACTCTAGAAATTTCTCCTCCAGAAGCAATTTTACGAAGAGGTCTCGGCTTTTCTCCAGGGTTCGGACTAAAATAGAATTCGGCCTGATCCAATCCGAATTCGTTTACCAAATAGGATTTTCCCTGGGCCTCAACTTCTCCTTCTGGGCTTGTTTCCCAACGAAGTACCACTTGTAAACCGGCCCCCTTCATTCCCAAAACTTCTAGTTCTGATTTGAGTTTGGATTCGAACTTGTTCAATACTTCTCGCCTAGATTTGGAAAGTTGCAAACAAGACTGAGTAAGCTTATCTGCTGCCTTTTTCTTTTCTTTTTCCAGAGAAGTTTTAGAATCTAAATTCTGCTCTAAGGCAGAAAGTTCATCCTCCGCCTTCTTCTTTGTTTCTAAAATTTCAGAAATTGAATTTCCGTATTTTTTCTTTAATTTTTGGATCAGATCTAGTCTAGACTGCACATGTGATAATCTTTCCGGGGAGAAAAATACCTCTTCCTTTTGGTCTTGCGCAGCAGTATTGATCTCGCGGATCGTAACATATGCTTCCTTAAGAGCGGAATCCATTTCGTTTAATGATTCGTTCAAAACTTTAATCTTATCGGAAGCGGCAAGTACCTTGGGAAAAATCCCTAAAACAGAAGATTCACTTTCATGCAAATAACCGGTAATTATATCCAGGTTCTCTGCGAGTTTTTCCCCGTGGACTAGTAGGTTTTCTTCCTTACTCAGTTCTTCCTCTTCTCCCGGTTTTAAATTAGCAGTATGGATCTCTTCTATCTGGTATTGAAGTATCTCTTTTTTACGATTTCTGTCCGCATGAGACAATTCTAATTCTTCTAATCTTTTTTTAAGACTTTTATAAGTTAAAAATCCCTCCTTCACTTCTCCCCTCAGAGTATGCAAACCTGCAAAACTATCCAGTATATCCAACTGTTGGGCTTTGTCCAAAAGTAAGATTTGATCGTTCTGGTTATGTACTTCGGATAGGATCTCACCTAAACCACGAAGTACCTGAGCAGAAGAAAGTGAATGATTGATCTGTATTTTTGTTTTTCCATCCCGAGTGAATTCCTTTCGGATCACGATCGCAGAACCATTTAAAGGAAATCCATGTTCCCTCATCCAAGTTATGGCGCTTGGATTTTGAGAAATATCGAACTCCGCTTCAAGGCAATACTTATCCGAACCTGTTCGGATATCCATAGTACTACTCTTTCCCCCAAGTAAGGAAGAAAGAGCATCCAGTAAGAGAGATTTTCCGGAACCGGTCTCTCCAGTAATCGCAGTTAGCCCCTTGCTCAGATCGATTTGGGCGGATTCAATTAATGCAAAGTCTCGAATAGTAATTGTTTGCAGCATGATTTGTCCTCTTGGCAACAATATACTATTCGTACGTTTATATACTTTTGTAAACTATTTTTTTGTATAGTATTTTAAAAAATTCAGAAAATAGATATTATCCAGATCCATAGAATCGATATTACAATCTCAATCGTGATTTTAAATATCCGCTAAATCGTATTTCCATGCATCAGCGAAGGATGGCGGAAAATATGCGAAAATTTATAGGAATTTCATATAAATCAAATTCAGTAGAAAGTTAATAAAATCGTAATTTATAGAAATTAAAAAGGATTTGAAATACAAAAATCCTGCAAAACCTTATTATGATAGTTTGAGATTAAATTTCATGTCGTCGCTAAGCAAATTCATTTGTCTTATACTATTATTCTCGATTTATAACTGCGACCATAAAGAGGAAGAAAACCTCCTCCTATCTCCCCCCTGGATGGAATGCGGTGCTTTTTCAATATGTATTGCAAAAACACCTAAATCCGATCATCCCGAATTTATCGGAATCTGGAAGAATCAAGATTTTACGGATTCCTGCACTCAAACAACAATAACATATAATTTTAATGATACAGTCGTTTCTCTTTGGACATTTGATCAAATGAAGGACGCATGTGCTACTCATTCTAATTACAATTTACAATTAGAATGGAAAATCGATTCTGGGCAGTATTGCGAAAAGGTTTGGATGAGCGATGTTTCTCCATGGAATTGTTACTCTTACTCGATCAACTCGACCGATTTGATCATTGATTCTAAGACATATACAAAACAGTGAGTATATATCCCAACCCTTGGCGTCTTAGCGTGAGTAAATTTAACCAGGACTTTTTCCACGCGAAGCCGCAAAGAATAGAAGATCCCTTTCATAACACCCCGCGAAGGATCGAGCCGTGGTCAAAAAATCGTGAATGCGGTTTTTTGACCGGAGGTGAGAGCCTGATCCGAGACGGATGGAGTCCGGATCGGACGCGGCCCGCCCTCTAAGTTTGTATCCTTTTTGAGATCTGGGAATAGCTGATTTTTGATTGCATGAATCCTCATAGAGGAAAGACTAGGATTGATTTTTCTCCCACAGAGGACTAAACGAGCATGGCAAAAAGTTTCAAAGATTTAGACGCCCAGCTCTCAGAATACATCCTCAACCGCTCCCGCATCTCTGTTCAATCTTCCAGAATGAATTCCAAATTGGAAAAATACGTTTTGCGTATTCTAACGGAAGTTCTGGAAAAATTAGGCCAGACTAGATACATAGAGATGTTGTATACGATCACCAAAGAAATGGCGATCAACGGAGTGAAGGCCAACCAAAAGAGGGTTTTCTTCGAGGATCTTGGTCTAGATATCCGAAATCATGAACATTACGACCAGGGTCTGGCTCAGTTCAAACAGAACTTCTCCGAAAAAATGGCCGATGAATACGGGAAGCGTTGTCTTGCCAGAGGCGTTTTTGTCAAAATTTCAGTAATCTATACCGCAGAAGGTTTGGTAGTCGAAGTAGTTAATAATACTCCTGTGATCGAGATCGAAGAATCTCGTATGAGGGAGAAGATGAGAAAGGCGATGGAATATAATGATATCGCCGAGTTCTATATGGATAATATGGACAATACAGAGGGAGCCGGTCTTGGAATCGCTCTTATCATGATCCTTCTCAAAAGTGAGAATATTGATCCGAACCTTTTCAGGATCCAGACAAGCCCAGCAGAAACCGTCGCCAGGGTAGAAATCCCTTTCACCGACAATTACGTAACCATTAGAAGTAAGGAAATCAACCAAGTTGGAAATCACAAATAAGACTGCCGTAGTCACCGGTTCCGCCGGAGGCTTAGGCAAAGAGATGGCCCTTCATTTTGCGAAATTGGGAGCCAATATCGTTCTATCGGATATCTCCGAAGAGAAACTTGCAGGAGCCAAAAAAGAGATCGAAGCTCTGGGAGCTAAGGTAATCGCAGTTCCGACAGACGTTTCTAAGGAAAAAGACGCTGTTGAACTCATGGAAAAAGCGGTTTCCGCTTTTGGTTCCGTGGACATTGCGGTTTTGAATGCAGGGATCTTAAGAGATGGTCTCTTAATAA
Above is a window of Leptospira selangorensis DNA encoding:
- a CDS encoding BamA/OMP85 family outer membrane protein, which encodes MKRKLSIYKSFAVIFVSGFFFYSGEISQLFSKKSDYFGKIVREIKFNGNKNTSDSDISGLLELRTGKLLTRGIIDRDLKALFASGFFYFIDIKAEEMEGGVRVIFELRERPRVKEVEFIGADEVFPADLRDKMPLKDNEVITPQKVTKSRDVILQKYKDEGFFLAYVKVELGKPDPKTNLVKVRFIIDEGEEIPVAKINIYGNETIETSEIIGLMELKEEGLFEGGNFKESSFEKDKEVIQAYLRSKGYLDSELIREGTNWEIHWENPEKKNRRVIIVNIKLYEGQVYYFNGYTVAHDMTTDGDGRPIFLNKENNPPETPKDKLKPLFTVPEIEKSLDYSSKDAGEIFDETVFSRDRATVNELYGSKGHIFAQVIPRRKIVSLDSESLEYYENCASRRTEVEKKSCEEEYKQLNIRKLREIYRESPELRGRKFVHVDFTVRENNLAQIENVIIKGNKKTQDKVIRRELLFKSGDLFDSTLVNRSRERIFNLGYFKEVNFNMRPGSDDTKMNLVIEVLEQPTGTVSMGGGYGTITGFTIFTEIGENNLNGTGQKVSGRLEFGPYRRSFQISWTEPWMYDTPWSLSLSMFYFSRTIFLGSTSTISISDSTTSPTVENATYDNNGLGVTMGLAHRLGTNWTHFHRYTPAFYSYSNPTALVSDAVLANVRRGWQFRSQVTNGLAYDIRDNVFAPTRGYDLLFQVDNVGQYLGGSSHFDQYRILAEYYHTWFDFTFGGLIRNNALRRWRVVQEFRTSDTFIFQRAPAGGSHNQDPVQDPYIRPQDLLIIGGYESLRGWYYNDQKYPVEWRDGAQHRILFDTEIRIPIEPSLLWLVVFLDGGALYEQTNRAVGTKKDYFESYDKNKADQIAANPIGWYIQNNFNLQNGRKADVTYDELNNPGRLILSSDNVAMDRMRYSWGVGLRVQIPVLPLRIYFAQKLKPTGNFWAPFERYESDNAFQFVFGIGDYRF
- a CDS encoding 3'(2'),5'-bisphosphate nucleotidase CysQ; protein product: MRFPEEAELVSKLVLEAADRILSIYGTNFHVMEKSKGDPLTEADLQANEIIAGGIRKILKDKVYSEEDSNFSHSSLQGERVWILDPIDGTREFVAKNPEFAISLGLLEEGKPVFGIVMNPATGEFFWGAEGKGAYYTILKSPYLENQIDWENTFYLPKLESSELPKILVSISETKAGLFKKLDYGNDFVLEPKGSIAYKLALVAVGKYPLTLSLRPKNDWDVAGGIAILRASLGKDLEIRSGKDYPFLTSKLGIGLLAGDSELVTQFWEKFKTSLQGSVRDRW
- a CDS encoding ATP-dependent helicase, which translates into the protein MSVDLVQGLNDPQKAAVERLEGPVLILAGAGSGKTRVITHRIANLILNKRTDSICALTFTNKAAAEMLERVGKLVPSIPWNVQIKTFHSLCLYILRKETSYLGMPSGFTVYDSVLQESLIKQVIKDLHEDPKQYKPSSLTGIFSSWKDGLSDSDFYIRKENFSHRSQMISNIYEEYEKRKKKNQALDFGDLIQKTVELFRENPGVLKSYQDRWNYIMVDEYQDTNKAQYTLVRLLSGDRGNLCVVGDDDQSIYSWRGADISNILNFESDFPNAYVVKLEENYRSTSRIIRAASKVISNNSGRKEKELFTNNELGEPIGVSQFENETEEAYDIVKKIRAGSARGSEYKDFAIFYRTNAQSRYFEEGLRASGIPYKIFGGFRFFDRAEIKDMIAYLNVVANPMDSNSLLRIVNTPPRGIGEASIEKIRKFSLDQGISFLEAIGHPDLPLKKASLGKAKELYHLFDDLIDRKEKGELPSKIALEIVGRSGWIDYMERDIHDEEAISKVENVREFVNSIEEYESREESPNLEEYLNQISLLTSEEDSAQLTDYVHLMTVHNAKGLEFPTVFLTGLEEGTFPHSMSLEEPNGEEEERRLFYVALTRARVKLYLSYSRTSRKFGKVEDRIPSRFLPEIPSECFGEEGILAQKGVRRPSGPPAASSGAYKIPETPREREDSSKPLGEEADIREGDRVKHAQFGLGQVISVQGSGKNRKVKIKFGGLEKNFFLAYTPLEKL
- a CDS encoding histidine kinase, encoding MAKSFKDLDAQLSEYILNRSRISVQSSRMNSKLEKYVLRILTEVLEKLGQTRYIEMLYTITKEMAINGVKANQKRVFFEDLGLDIRNHEHYDQGLAQFKQNFSEKMADEYGKRCLARGVFVKISVIYTAEGLVVEVVNNTPVIEIEESRMREKMRKAMEYNDIAEFYMDNMDNTEGAGLGIALIMILLKSENIDPNLFRIQTSPAETVARVEIPFTDNYVTIRSKEINQVGNHK
- a CDS encoding ExbD/TolR family protein → MKFKKWNRGESGSFRAGQIELAPMIDVICFIVIYFLMNATLEKSTVVKIELPRSSSTAQEKKKDELVITVNKDGKIFLDKDTEPVPIEKLTEKIKLFNGQNQGDDKDKKDQSKNRVIIRGDGGANYQTIVKVIDKVNEAGVTRFNLAMVRQPGGQ
- the recN gene encoding DNA repair protein RecN, coding for MLQTITIRDFALIESAQIDLSKGLTAITGETGSGKSLLLDALSSLLGGKSSTMDIRTGSDKYCLEAEFDISQNPSAITWMREHGFPLNGSAIVIRKEFTRDGKTKIQINHSLSSAQVLRGLGEILSEVHNQNDQILLLDKAQQLDILDSFAGLHTLRGEVKEGFLTYKSLKKRLEELELSHADRNRKKEILQYQIEEIHTANLKPGEEEELSKEENLLVHGEKLAENLDIITGYLHESESSVLGIFPKVLAASDKIKVLNESLNEMDSALKEAYVTIREINTAAQDQKEEVFFSPERLSHVQSRLDLIQKLKKKYGNSISEILETKKKAEDELSALEQNLDSKTSLEKEKKKAADKLTQSCLQLSKSRREVLNKFESKLKSELEVLGMKGAGLQVVLRWETSPEGEVEAQGKSYLVNEFGLDQAEFYFSPNPGEKPRPLRKIASGGEISRVMLAIKSVLGSNFDGKVLVFDEIDSGLGGEIASDVAKKLRTLSKTHQIILVTHLQQIAAAADHHLLVSKRLKEGRTVSETEFLGMEERTMELARMIAGQNISKGALHHAKELLKKKAV
- a CDS encoding MotA/TolQ/ExbB proton channel family protein, with the protein product MILAKTDSLVSIIPPETVPILILLVSIVGFTIIIERLIFFSRWKAITPDDWRRVKDLLREKNYDSASDLMRSLSQGPVSQVLQAGITQFKKNASSVDDEILTQGLNQIQRMEKFLSPLATIATISPLLGVLGTVLGIIRSFAEGSGTRGAEVGISEALITTAMGLAVAIPAYIFHNFFQKKKEDAISEMESLSEQALRFLK
- a CDS encoding LIC11625 family surface-exposed protein — encoded protein: MKRIVILALAICLGTPLFAGKVSGLVEEFNKVEEFNKNRKVSESAKKAMLEKNLLSALKYSLHRKYLDYKEYTKDLKADSISYEPQKGTFGVYVKYKTYIVFYSYLMDPEIYLQTPINEVFYVRPDTLEEEPHKEDKQPAQPTTGK